A part of Caldicellulosiruptor owensensis OL genomic DNA contains:
- the rodA gene encoding rod shape-determining protein RodA, with the protein MMVQNEKTIKKRFNVVLTILMIILCLTGFILIASATNVLETGKYKLVISQVIWFCLGLSLYLIFSLIDYRMFANFYVIIYMIMVILLLYVDIKGINVLGGQRWIKIGPFSFQPSEISKLLMVVFFAKVVTMQENINKFKTLAKVLIFTAIPIVLVLKQPDLGTASVFIAIITTILFVAGLDLRYFYAAIGALLVFIPIAWEFILHEYQKDRIRIFLNPQLDPMGKGWQVIYSQIAIGSGRVFGKGLFMGTINRLDYLPVKESDFIFGVAGEELGFVGCIIIIIVYALLIMNLIKIASTCKDKLGSYIVAGVAGMFGFQMFVNIAMTLGIMPVTGIPLPFVSYGGSSMLTSMASLGIVQSVYRENIKTMF; encoded by the coding sequence ATGATGGTCCAAAATGAGAAAACAATAAAAAAAAGGTTCAATGTTGTCCTAACCATTTTAATGATAATTCTTTGTCTTACTGGATTTATTCTAATTGCAAGTGCAACTAATGTTCTGGAGACAGGAAAATATAAACTGGTCATTTCACAAGTAATTTGGTTTTGTTTAGGACTTAGCTTGTATCTCATTTTTTCATTAATTGACTATAGAATGTTTGCAAACTTTTATGTTATTATTTATATGATAATGGTTATTCTGCTTTTGTATGTAGATATAAAAGGCATAAATGTGCTTGGCGGTCAGAGATGGATAAAAATTGGACCTTTTTCGTTTCAACCGTCTGAGATTTCTAAATTGCTCATGGTAGTGTTTTTTGCAAAAGTTGTTACAATGCAGGAAAATATTAATAAATTCAAAACATTGGCCAAAGTATTAATTTTCACTGCAATTCCTATAGTTCTTGTGTTAAAACAACCTGACTTGGGAACAGCTTCTGTCTTTATCGCTATAATTACTACAATTTTATTTGTTGCAGGGCTGGACTTGAGATATTTCTATGCAGCAATTGGTGCTCTTTTGGTGTTTATTCCTATTGCATGGGAATTTATTCTTCATGAATATCAAAAAGATAGAATAAGAATATTTTTAAATCCTCAGCTTGACCCGATGGGAAAAGGATGGCAGGTAATATATTCTCAGATAGCTATAGGGTCAGGAAGAGTATTTGGAAAAGGTTTATTTATGGGAACAATCAACAGGCTTGACTATCTTCCTGTAAAGGAATCTGACTTTATATTTGGTGTAGCAGGTGAAGAACTTGGGTTTGTCGGATGTATAATCATAATAATAGTATATGCATTGCTTATAATGAATCTTATAAAGATAGCTTCTACATGCAAAGATAAGCTTGGTTCTTACATTGTTGCTGGAGTTGCAGGAATGTTTGGTTTTCAGATGTTTGTCAATATTGCAATGACTCTCGGGATAATGCCAGTGACTGGAATCCCTTTGCCGTTTGTAAGCTATGGGGGAAGTTCTATGCTTACTTCCATGGCATCGCTTGGAATTGTGCAAAGCGTTTATAGGGAAAATATAAAAACTATGTTTTGA
- a CDS encoding NADH-dependent [FeFe] hydrogenase, group A6: protein MEMVNITIDGKKIQVPKDYTVLQAAREAGVEIPTLCYLKGINEIGACRMCVVEVKGARSLQAACVYPVSEGMEVITNSERVRRARKVNLELILSNHDRSCLTCVRSGNCELQKLAEDLNVKQIRYEGENIRRPLDDFSPSVVRDPNKCILCKRCINVCRNVQEVGVINANYRGFKTVVSTAFDRSLNDVACTMCGQCIQACPVGALREKDSTDIVWKALADKNKYVVVQTAPAVRVALGEEFGLPIGTRVTGKMVTALKMLGFDKVFDTDTAADLTIMEEGTELINRIKNGGKLPLITSCSPGWIKFCEHYFPEFLDNLSTCKSPHEMFGAILKTYFAQKMGIDPANMFVVSVMPCTAKKFEAQREELAASGYPDVDAVLTTRELARMIKEAGIDFVNLPDSHFDEPMGDATGAGVIFGTTGGVMEAALRTVYEVLTGKTLENVEITQVRGLEGIREAEIDVGSMKIKAAVAHGLANAKKLLEMVKNGEKEYHFIEIMACPGGCIMGGGQPIVHAKIKEKVDVAKLRASAIYDEDRSLPIRKSHENPTVKRLYEEFLDHPNSEKAHHILHTHYKKRPLY from the coding sequence ATGGAAATGGTGAATATAACAATAGATGGCAAGAAGATTCAGGTGCCAAAGGATTATACAGTGCTTCAGGCAGCACGCGAAGCAGGAGTTGAGATTCCAACCCTTTGTTATCTTAAAGGTATAAATGAAATTGGTGCTTGCAGAATGTGCGTTGTTGAAGTAAAAGGGGCAAGAAGCTTGCAGGCTGCTTGTGTTTATCCTGTGTCAGAAGGCATGGAAGTTATCACAAACAGTGAAAGAGTAAGAAGAGCAAGAAAGGTCAACCTTGAACTTATTCTTTCGAATCATGACAGGAGCTGTTTGACATGTGTTAGAAGCGGAAACTGTGAACTTCAAAAACTTGCAGAAGATTTAAATGTAAAGCAAATTAGATATGAAGGCGAAAATATAAGAAGACCTCTTGATGATTTTTCACCTTCTGTTGTTAGAGATCCAAACAAATGTATACTTTGTAAGAGATGTATCAATGTGTGCAGAAATGTTCAAGAGGTTGGAGTTATCAATGCAAATTATAGGGGTTTTAAGACGGTTGTATCAACTGCATTTGATAGAAGTTTGAATGATGTTGCGTGTACAATGTGCGGTCAATGTATTCAGGCTTGCCCAGTTGGAGCTTTAAGAGAAAAAGATTCAACAGACATTGTATGGAAAGCTCTTGCAGACAAAAACAAGTATGTGGTTGTTCAAACAGCTCCAGCTGTCAGAGTTGCACTTGGTGAAGAGTTTGGACTTCCAATAGGTACGAGGGTTACGGGTAAGATGGTAACTGCTCTAAAAATGCTTGGATTTGACAAGGTGTTTGATACAGACACAGCTGCAGACCTTACTATTATGGAAGAGGGTACAGAGCTTATCAACAGAATTAAAAACGGTGGTAAGTTACCGTTGATAACCTCATGTTCACCAGGTTGGATTAAGTTCTGTGAACACTACTTCCCAGAATTTTTAGATAATTTGTCTACTTGCAAATCACCGCATGAGATGTTTGGTGCTATTTTAAAGACATACTTTGCACAGAAGATGGGAATTGATCCTGCGAACATGTTTGTTGTATCTGTCATGCCGTGTACTGCTAAGAAATTCGAAGCTCAAAGAGAAGAACTTGCGGCAAGTGGATATCCAGACGTTGATGCAGTTTTGACAACAAGAGAGCTCGCAAGAATGATAAAAGAAGCGGGAATTGACTTTGTGAACCTGCCAGATAGCCATTTTGATGAACCAATGGGAGACGCAACTGGCGCAGGTGTCATCTTTGGAACAACAGGTGGTGTAATGGAAGCGGCACTACGAACTGTATATGAAGTGCTTACAGGAAAAACACTTGAAAATGTCGAAATTACTCAAGTTCGTGGTCTTGAAGGAATAAGAGAGGCTGAGATAGACGTTGGCAGTATGAAAATTAAAGCAGCTGTTGCACATGGTCTTGCAAATGCAAAAAAACTTCTTGAGATGGTCAAAAATGGCGAGAAAGAGTATCATTTTATAGAAATCATGGCATGTCCTGGTGGATGTATAATGGGTGGTGGACAGCCAATTGTTCATGCAAAAATCAAGGAAAAAGTAGATGTTGCGAAGCTCAGAGCAAGTGCAATATATGATGAGGATAGGTCACTGCCAATAAGAAAGTCTCATGAAAATCCTACTGTAAAAAGATTGTATGAAGAGTTCTTAGATCATCCAAACAGCGAAAAAGCTCATCATATTCTGCATACACATTATAAGAAAAGACCTCTGTACTGA
- the mrdA gene encoding penicillin-binding protein 2 — MKILFIEKLREKNIFNRWTFLYILFICLMLILLVRLSYLQIVKGDYYYELSEKKLMQKANLEAPRGIIYDKNGRPLADNRPAYVLQIMKTQQLRTESQKRDFTKKIIEIVNILNKNGDKIINQFKIDINPIRFDFGITDKKLAKKVEIQWKKDREIPLNFSAQQAFEFLKKKYYIPENLDLQTTLQVMAIEDMLFYNYYQMYQPVTIAIDISMKTIAEIEERRRDFSFVNIEAKAVRVYKDAIYNAFVVGRIGKITQEQYEKFKDKGYSQDSLIGIDGIEKRCEDYLRGKDGLQLIEVDKFGRINNVKIEKQPTKGANVYLTIDSKLQKVAYESLKKVLEKIRNGDYGEKFPKANSGAAVVIDIKTGNVVALTSYPSYNPNVFIKGITASEWNKLINDPARPMFNRAIAGVYPPGSTFKILTAIAGLQEGVIRPDEKILDTGRYLYYAKSGFAPACWIWNRYHTTHGWVNVENALKVSCNVFFYETGRRLGIERIVKYAQLFGLGGRTGIQLDGESNGILANEENKKKIFNQPWYPGDTILAAIGQSINAFTPIQMASFIATVANGGTRYQVNLIDRIVDANGKVIYKSEPKVLSKVKMYESTKKAVFEGMKSVTSEEGGTARQAFKDLPFTVAGKTGTSQYSNSSAAHAWFVGFAPYDNPQIAFAIVLENGGHGSYAAYVARDIIDAYFNLPQQEEKKLP; from the coding sequence ATGAAGATATTGTTTATAGAAAAGTTAAGAGAAAAAAACATATTTAACAGGTGGACTTTTTTATACATACTTTTTATATGTCTTATGTTAATTCTTCTTGTGCGCTTAAGCTATTTGCAGATTGTAAAGGGAGACTATTACTATGAACTTTCAGAAAAGAAATTAATGCAAAAAGCAAACTTGGAGGCACCAAGGGGTATTATCTATGATAAAAATGGTAGACCACTTGCTGACAACAGGCCTGCCTATGTTCTTCAAATTATGAAAACTCAGCAACTTCGAACTGAAAGTCAAAAAAGAGACTTTACAAAAAAGATAATAGAAATTGTGAATATTCTAAATAAAAATGGAGATAAAATTATAAATCAATTTAAAATTGATATAAATCCAATCAGATTTGACTTTGGTATAACTGACAAGAAACTTGCAAAAAAAGTGGAAATCCAATGGAAAAAAGACAGAGAAATTCCTTTGAATTTTTCTGCGCAGCAAGCTTTTGAATTTTTGAAAAAGAAATATTATATCCCAGAAAATCTTGATCTTCAAACTACTCTTCAAGTAATGGCTATTGAAGATATGCTATTTTATAACTATTATCAAATGTATCAACCTGTTACAATTGCAATTGACATTTCCATGAAGACTATAGCTGAGATTGAAGAAAGGCGCAGAGATTTTTCGTTTGTAAACATAGAAGCAAAGGCAGTAAGAGTTTATAAGGATGCAATATACAACGCGTTCGTGGTAGGAAGAATAGGTAAAATAACTCAAGAACAATACGAAAAGTTTAAAGACAAAGGATATTCTCAGGACAGTTTAATTGGTATTGATGGAATAGAAAAAAGGTGCGAAGATTATTTGCGTGGCAAAGATGGACTTCAGCTTATTGAAGTTGACAAATTTGGAAGGATAAATAACGTTAAGATCGAAAAACAACCAACAAAGGGAGCAAATGTCTATTTAACCATAGATTCTAAACTTCAAAAAGTTGCATATGAGTCACTCAAAAAGGTTTTAGAAAAAATAAGAAATGGCGATTATGGAGAGAAATTTCCAAAAGCAAATAGTGGAGCCGCTGTAGTAATTGACATAAAAACAGGTAATGTAGTTGCTTTGACGAGTTATCCTTCTTACAATCCAAACGTATTCATAAAAGGTATAACTGCCAGTGAATGGAATAAACTTATTAATGACCCTGCAAGACCTATGTTTAACAGGGCAATTGCCGGGGTTTATCCTCCCGGTTCAACTTTTAAGATACTTACAGCAATAGCAGGACTTCAAGAAGGTGTAATTCGACCAGACGAAAAAATATTAGATACAGGGAGATATCTATATTACGCAAAGTCTGGATTTGCTCCTGCTTGCTGGATATGGAATAGATATCATACAACACATGGTTGGGTTAATGTGGAGAACGCTCTTAAGGTTTCTTGTAATGTATTCTTCTATGAGACAGGTAGAAGACTTGGGATAGAAAGAATAGTTAAATATGCACAATTATTTGGATTAGGTGGAAGGACAGGTATTCAACTTGATGGAGAATCAAACGGGATTCTTGCCAATGAAGAAAACAAAAAGAAGATTTTTAACCAACCTTGGTATCCGGGGGATACAATTTTAGCAGCTATTGGTCAGTCTATAAATGCATTTACACCTATCCAGATGGCAAGTTTTATTGCAACTGTTGCAAATGGAGGAACAAGATATCAAGTCAACTTAATAGACAGGATTGTAGATGCCAATGGAAAAGTCATTTACAAGTCTGAGCCAAAAGTACTTAGCAAGGTAAAAATGTATGAGTCAACAAAAAAGGCGGTTTTTGAGGGAATGAAAAGCGTTACAAGTGAAGAAGGAGGAACGGCAAGACAAGCGTTCAAAGATTTGCCATTTACTGTAGCAGGAAAAACGGGAACTTCGCAGTATTCAAACTCATCAGCTGCTCATGCATGGTTTGTTGGTTTTGCACCTTATGATAACCCCCAGATTGCCTTTGCTATTGTTTTAGAAAATGGTGGGCATGGCTCATATGCTGCATATGTTGCAAGGGATATAATAGATGCTTATTTTAATTTACCTCAGCAAGAGGAAAAAAAGTTGCCATAA
- a CDS encoding Maf family protein, producing the protein MRRVILASSSPRRIELLKQFGIKFEIIPSNVDESINQSLSVEENVIQLAKKKAQEVFIKLGEDSKQSLIIAADTVVYVEGIILGKPSNEDEAFWMLRKISGKWHTVYTGVCVIDGPSERILVEYEKSNVYIKQMSDEDILRYISTKEPFDKAGAYAIQGFGSLIVERIEGCFYNVVGLPLYRLNIMLQKLGYDLMKGEL; encoded by the coding sequence TTGAGAAGAGTAATTCTTGCCTCCTCATCCCCCAGAAGAATAGAGCTTTTAAAACAGTTTGGCATTAAGTTTGAAATAATTCCATCAAACGTTGATGAAAGTATAAATCAAAGCCTGTCAGTTGAAGAAAATGTAATACAGCTTGCTAAGAAGAAAGCTCAAGAGGTTTTTATTAAACTTGGGGAAGATAGTAAACAAAGTTTAATTATTGCAGCTGATACTGTAGTGTATGTTGAAGGAATTATTCTTGGAAAGCCCTCTAATGAAGATGAAGCTTTCTGGATGCTCAGGAAAATAAGCGGTAAGTGGCATACTGTTTACACCGGTGTATGTGTAATTGATGGACCAAGCGAGAGAATTTTGGTGGAATACGAAAAAAGTAATGTTTATATAAAGCAAATGTCCGATGAGGATATATTAAGATATATCTCAACAAAAGAGCCTTTTGATAAAGCAGGGGCATATGCAATCCAAGGTTTTGGAAGCTTAATTGTTGAAAGGATAGAGGGCTGTTTTTACAATGTAGTTGGTCTTCCCTTGTACAGGCTAAACATCATGCTACAAAAACTTGGATATGACTTAATGAAAGGAGAGTTGTGA
- the minC gene encoding septum site-determining protein MinC: MNEPVVLKGFGKGIAVILDSSCDFEIICDHFKQKVINGKNFFSGYEIPIQFIGRRLNSYELQKLIEIMKTFGGVHDIIFPWDEISFHNLLSTAGESAEDIKEEQLNAKIHKGTLRSGQVITSESDLIIIGDVNPGAEVISKNNIIVLGALRGIAHAGISGNKNAVVFALEMDPVQIRIANIIARAPDEDNKHEKGVAEIAYIENETIVVKPVTQF, translated from the coding sequence TTGAACGAACCTGTTGTTTTAAAGGGGTTTGGGAAAGGAATAGCTGTGATTTTGGACAGCAGTTGTGATTTTGAGATAATCTGTGATCATTTTAAGCAAAAAGTTATAAACGGCAAAAATTTTTTTTCAGGCTATGAAATTCCCATCCAGTTTATAGGAAGAAGACTTAACAGCTATGAGTTACAAAAGCTAATAGAGATAATGAAAACATTTGGAGGGGTACATGATATAATATTTCCATGGGACGAGATTAGTTTTCATAATCTTCTCTCAACTGCAGGAGAGAGTGCCGAAGATATAAAAGAAGAGCAGCTTAATGCAAAGATACATAAAGGAACACTTCGGTCTGGACAGGTTATAACATCCGAGTCTGACTTGATAATTATAGGTGATGTAAATCCGGGAGCTGAGGTGATATCTAAAAATAACATAATTGTCCTGGGAGCGCTCAGGGGAATTGCACATGCAGGCATTTCTGGTAATAAAAATGCAGTAGTTTTTGCACTTGAGATGGACCCTGTTCAGATCAGGATCGCCAATATAATTGCGAGGGCGCCTGATGAAGATAATAAGCATGAAAAAGGGGTTGCTGAGATAGCTTATATAGAAAATGAAACAATAGTTGTTAAGCCTGTTACACAATTTTAA
- the minE gene encoding cell division topological specificity factor MinE, whose protein sequence is MFEFFNKFFNKQSSKDIAKERLKLVIIHDRANVSPELLELIKNEVLKAIQKYIVIDDKLLEIQITRTPSEQKGEFVPALIANIPIKSVKKTEILNNEADELK, encoded by the coding sequence ATGTTTGAATTCTTTAACAAGTTCTTTAACAAACAATCTTCAAAGGATATTGCAAAGGAAAGGTTGAAACTTGTTATTATTCACGACAGGGCAAACGTGTCTCCAGAACTTTTAGAACTGATAAAGAATGAAGTTTTAAAAGCTATACAAAAATACATAGTGATTGACGACAAGCTCTTGGAAATTCAAATAACCAGAACACCGTCTGAGCAGAAAGGTGAATTTGTTCCTGCACTTATTGCCAATATTCCTATAAAATCTGTAAAGAAAACAGAGATTTTAAACAACGAGGCTGACGAATTAAAATGA
- the mgsA gene encoding methylglyoxal synthase yields the protein MNIALIAHDKKKGLMVQFAIAYKFILSKHTLYATGTTGRLIQEATGLEVHRFLPGPLGGDQQIGSLIAYNQIDMVIFLRDPLTAQPHEPDVNALLRLCDVHNIPLATNIATAELLIKALDRGDLSWREIVNPKLQKSKSDK from the coding sequence ATGAATATAGCACTCATTGCTCATGACAAGAAAAAAGGACTTATGGTTCAATTTGCAATAGCTTATAAGTTTATCCTATCAAAACACACACTGTATGCAACAGGAACTACTGGAAGGTTAATTCAGGAGGCAACAGGACTTGAAGTTCATAGATTTCTTCCGGGTCCACTTGGTGGAGATCAGCAAATAGGTTCTTTGATTGCATACAATCAGATTGACATGGTGATATTTTTGAGAGACCCTCTTACAGCCCAGCCACATGAGCCAGATGTAAATGCACTTTTGCGTCTTTGTGATGTCCATAATATTCCTCTTGCAACAAACATTGCAACAGCAGAACTCTTGATAAAAGCTCTTGACAGAGGAGATTTATCATGGCGCGAAATTGTAAATCCAAAATTGCAAAAAAGCAAGAGTGATAAGTAA
- a CDS encoding rod shape-determining protein, with amino-acid sequence MGLLKSLYRDLGIDLGTANTLVHLRGKGIVVNEPSVVAVQKDTGKILAVGNEAKEMIGRTPGNIVAIRPLKDGVIADFYTTQVMLKYFMEKAYKKSFLGLRPRVVICVPSGVTEVERRAVEESAYKAGAKEVYIMEEPMAAAIGAGLPVDEPSGSMVVDIGGGTSEVAVISLGGIVTSKSLRIAGDEFDEAISNYIKKEYNLMIGDRTAEEIKINIGSAYPLEKEEWYEIKGRDLITGLPKTIKVSSTEIRDALKEPVMAIVDAIKQTLEKTPPELAADIMERGIMLTGGGALLKGLDKLISKETGLPVHIAERPLDCVALGAGKALEELETLQKVTINRSSR; translated from the coding sequence ATGGGACTTTTAAAGTCACTCTACAGAGATTTGGGGATTGACTTGGGAACTGCAAACACTCTTGTACATTTACGAGGCAAAGGCATTGTTGTGAATGAACCATCTGTTGTTGCAGTTCAAAAAGACACCGGAAAGATCTTGGCGGTAGGAAATGAAGCAAAAGAGATGATTGGCCGAACACCGGGTAACATTGTAGCAATAAGACCATTGAAAGATGGGGTTATTGCTGATTTTTATACAACCCAAGTCATGTTAAAATATTTTATGGAAAAAGCATATAAAAAATCCTTTCTTGGGTTAAGACCAAGAGTTGTAATCTGTGTTCCATCTGGTGTTACAGAAGTTGAAAGAAGGGCTGTGGAAGAGTCGGCTTACAAGGCAGGAGCAAAAGAGGTTTATATAATGGAAGAGCCTATGGCAGCAGCGATTGGTGCAGGACTTCCTGTTGATGAACCCTCTGGCAGTATGGTAGTAGATATTGGTGGAGGTACGTCAGAGGTTGCTGTTATATCGCTTGGTGGAATTGTCACCAGTAAATCCCTCAGAATTGCTGGTGATGAGTTTGATGAAGCAATTTCAAACTATATAAAGAAAGAATACAACTTAATGATAGGGGATAGAACAGCAGAGGAGATAAAAATAAATATTGGGTCTGCCTATCCACTTGAAAAGGAAGAATGGTATGAAATAAAAGGGAGAGACCTTATAACAGGTCTTCCAAAGACTATAAAGGTTTCATCCACAGAAATAAGAGATGCTTTAAAAGAACCTGTTATGGCAATAGTTGATGCAATAAAACAAACTCTTGAAAAAACTCCACCAGAGCTTGCAGCAGACATTATGGAAAGAGGGATTATGCTGACAGGTGGTGGTGCACTTTTAAAAGGGCTTGACAAACTTATAAGCAAAGAAACTGGTCTTCCTGTTCACATAGCTGAAAGACCTCTTGATTGTGTTGCTCTGGGAGCGGGGAAGGCCTTAGAAGAACTTGAAACTTTGCAAAAGGTGACGATTAACAGGAGCTCAAGGTAG
- the minD gene encoding septum site-determining protein MinD, producing the protein MGEVYVITSGKGGVGKTTTTANVGTYLSVLGKRVLLIDADIGLRNLDVVMGLENRIVFDIVDVVEGRCKPKQALIKDKRFDGLYLLPAAQSKDKTAVSPEQMKALCEQLKDDFDFILIDCPAGIEQGFKNAIAGAQKAIVVTTPEVSAVRDADRIIGLLEAYELHNPKLIINRIRFDMVKRGDMMDIDDILEILSIELLGIIPDDEKIIISTNKGEPVVMDEKSRAGQEYRNIARRILGENIPIVSEEESLGFLGRIKKFLGLNNS; encoded by the coding sequence ATGGGAGAGGTTTATGTTATTACATCCGGTAAAGGTGGAGTGGGGAAAACAACAACCACTGCAAATGTAGGAACATATTTGAGCGTTTTAGGTAAAAGAGTACTTTTGATTGATGCTGATATAGGTCTTAGAAATTTGGATGTTGTTATGGGACTTGAGAACAGAATTGTGTTTGATATTGTAGATGTTGTAGAAGGAAGATGCAAACCAAAACAGGCTTTGATTAAGGATAAGAGGTTTGATGGACTTTACTTACTTCCTGCCGCTCAGTCAAAGGACAAAACTGCTGTATCACCTGAACAGATGAAAGCTTTGTGCGAGCAATTAAAAGATGATTTTGATTTTATCTTGATTGACTGTCCGGCAGGAATTGAACAAGGCTTCAAAAATGCAATTGCGGGTGCACAGAAAGCAATTGTAGTAACAACGCCTGAGGTTTCAGCTGTACGTGATGCCGACAGGATTATTGGTCTTTTAGAAGCTTATGAGCTGCACAATCCTAAGCTCATTATAAACAGGATAAGATTTGATATGGTCAAACGAGGAGATATGATGGATATTGACGATATTCTCGAAATTCTTTCGATAGAACTTCTTGGCATAATACCTGATGATGAAAAGATTATAATATCTACTAACAAAGGAGAACCTGTTGTAATGGACGAAAAATCAAGAGCAGGCCAAGAGTATAGAAACATAGCAAGAAGAATCCTGGGAGAGAATATTCCTATTGTGAGCGAGGAAGAAAGTTTGGGGTTTTTGGGTAGGATTAAAAAGTTTTTGGGGTTAAATAATTCTTAG
- the mreC gene encoding rod shape-determining protein MreC, with the protein MKRKVFLTIVVFLAFLFSIVATVISLKNYDSNIVSKKLKEGYVPTNSQIVKIIRDIREYINGIFHLNQIIAENKRLKEELNKLNSDKITIEEIKSENAKLKELLGLKDQIKLSASYEIARVVQRSQEAWLNYFIIDKGEKNGVKKNMVVINNQGLIGYIIDTGKNWAKVITVLDPDFSASAMIVRTREIGVVRGSVNLLSKRLCELRYISKDSKVKLNDIVITSGMGEIFPKGIAIGKVVQIKNDKFELTKNIVIKPLVDIENVEYVMVLKQLKDINLSVGVK; encoded by the coding sequence TTGAAAAGAAAAGTTTTTTTAACCATCGTTGTATTTTTAGCATTTTTATTTAGTATTGTTGCAACTGTAATATCGCTTAAAAATTATGATTCAAATATTGTTTCAAAAAAATTAAAGGAAGGATATGTTCCTACAAATTCTCAAATAGTTAAGATTATAAGAGATATAAGAGAGTATATTAATGGGATATTTCATCTGAACCAAATTATTGCTGAAAACAAACGATTAAAAGAAGAGCTAAACAAATTAAATAGTGACAAAATTACCATTGAAGAGATAAAGAGTGAAAACGCAAAATTAAAAGAACTTTTAGGTCTCAAAGATCAAATTAAGTTATCAGCAAGTTATGAAATTGCCAGAGTTGTTCAGAGATCTCAAGAAGCGTGGTTGAACTATTTTATCATAGACAAGGGAGAAAAAAATGGCGTAAAGAAAAACATGGTTGTTATCAACAACCAAGGACTGATAGGATATATTATAGACACTGGGAAAAACTGGGCTAAAGTTATAACAGTACTTGATCCTGACTTTTCGGCATCTGCGATGATTGTCAGGACGAGGGAGATTGGTGTTGTAAGGGGAAGTGTCAATCTTTTGTCAAAGAGGTTATGTGAACTGAGATATATTTCCAAAGATTCGAAAGTAAAACTTAACGATATTGTCATAACTTCAGGGATGGGTGAAATATTTCCCAAGGGAATTGCTATAGGTAAAGTGGTTCAGATAAAGAATGATAAGTTTGAACTGACAAAAAATATTGTGATAAAACCTTTAGTGGATATAGAAAATGTAGAATATGTTATGGTGCTAAAACAACTTAAGGATATAAATTTATCGGTAGGTGTTAAGTGA